From a single Lolium rigidum isolate FL_2022 chromosome 7, APGP_CSIRO_Lrig_0.1, whole genome shotgun sequence genomic region:
- the LOC124672225 gene encoding UDP-glucuronate:xylan alpha-glucuronosyltransferase 1-like, with protein sequence MAALLSPERHRAAAILPFLRTLGDDGASARKRPTASSSSSSKSGKKKKLAITLALFVSSTLLMLAILKTRTLLYGRILKLHHRPAPRITVPNAPYATHRHVHWGSVAASLSDTTRTAAASVALLNFSPSEVKRWRKLKLTGGSSAVRAVRLQPVDTSVVTWASLYPEWIDESTNSSSTCPTLPDPEHLGGQRFDLVAVNLPCENTSSSTRDVARLHLQLAAAKLAVEVHSSQVLVVSDCTPLPNLFPCKHLLRRRGHASLYATRPAYLRRRVRLPVGSCGLAVRLPTPDEHRDQTSKRRREAYATVLHSSDAYVCGAIALAQSIRQQSGTSRDLVALVDYSSVGPEQRAGLAAAGWQVRAMERIRNPRAVPGSYNEWNYSKLRLWQQLTDYRRVVFVDADQLVLRSVDFLFDAPEVSATANCRTLFNSGVMVLEPCNCTFDMLMARVDDVRSYNGGDQGFLNEVFTWWHRLPRAVNVLKYYHHQRDGHDAASPPSATSEEEEKPYVMHYLGIKPWLCFRDYDCNWNVPWLQRFASDEAHARWWAVHDRIEPKELATRFCALEARQREALESDRRQAEMANASDMHWNRTITDPRKLSPFTMTLAPTA encoded by the exons ATGGCTGCTCTCTTGTCTCCGGAGCGCCACCGAGCTGCTGCCATCCTGCCATTCCTACGCACACT AGGAGATGACGGTGCATCTGCAAGGAAGAGGCCGAcggcgagctcctcctcctcctcaaagaGCGGCAAGAAGAAGAAGCTGGCGATCACCTTGGCGCTCTTCGTCTCCTCCACCTTGCTCATGCTGGCCATCCTCAAGACCAGGACCCTTCTTTACGGCCGGATACTGAAGCTTCACCATCGTCCAGCTCCTAGGATTACTGTTCCCAACGCCCCCTACGCCACACATCGGCACGTCCACTGGGGCAGCGTCGCCGCTTCCCTGTCAGACACGACGAGAACGGCAGCGGCGTCGGTGGCTCTGCTCAACTTCAGTCCGTCGGAGGTGAAGCGGTGGAGGAAGCTGAAGCTGACCGGCGGTTCATCGGCAGTTCGAGCGGTGCGTTTGCAGCCTGTGGACACCAGCGTCGTCACCTGGGCCTCACTGTACCCCGAGTGGATCGACGAGAGCACCAACAGCAGCAGCACGTGCCCCACCCTCCCCGACCCCGAACATCTAGGAGGCCAGCGCTTCGACCTCGTCGCCGTCAACCTCCCCTGCGAAAACACTAGCAGCAGCACCAGGGACGTGGCCAGGCTGCATCTACAGCTCGCCGCCGCCAAGCTCGCCGTGGAGGTGCATTCCTCGCAGGTCCTCGTCGTTTCCGACTGCACCCCTCTCCCCAACCTCTTCCCCTGCAagcacctcctccgccgccgtggcCACGCATCGCTCTACGCGACCCGCCCCGCATAcctccgccgccgcgtccgcctccCCGTCGGCTCGTGCGGCCTCGCCGTACGCCTTCCCACTCCCGACGAACACCGTGATCAGACGTCGAAGCGGCGTCGAGAGGCTTACGCGACGGTGCTGCACTCGTCGGACGCGTACGTGTGCGGCGCCATCGCGCTGGCGCAGAGCATCCGGCAGCAGTCCGGCACGAGCAGGGACCTGGTGGCGCTGGTGGACTACAGCAGCGTGGGTCCCGAGCAGAGGGCCGGCCTGGCGGCGGCCGGGTGGCAGGTGCGGGCCATGGAGCGCATCCGCAACCCGCGCGCCGTGCCCGGCTCGTACAACGAGTGGAACTACAGCAAGCTCCGGCTGTGGCAGCAGCTCACCGACTACCGCAGGGTGGTCTTCGTGGACGCCGACCAGCTCGTGCTCCGCAGCGTCGACTTCCTCTTCGACGCGCCGGAGGTGAGCGCCACGGCCAACTGCCGGACGCTCTTCAACTCGGGCGTCATGGTGCTGGAGCCCTGCAACTGCACCTTCGACATGCTCATGGCGCGCGTCGACGACGTCCGCTCCTACAACGGCGGCGACCAGGGGTTCCTCAACGAGGTCTTCACCTGGTGGCACCGCCTGCCGCGCGCCGTCAACGTCCTCAAGTACTACCACCACCAACGAGACGGCCATGACGCCGCCTCGCCGCCATCGGcaacgtcggaggaggaggagaagccgtACGTGATGCACTACCTGGGTATCAAGCCGTGGCTGTGCTTCCGCGACTACGACTGCAACTGGAACGTGCCGTGGCTGCAGCGGTTCGCCAGCGACGAGGCGCACGCTCGGTGGTGGGCGGTGCACGACCGGATCGAGCCCAAGGAGCTGGCCACCAGATTCTGCGCCCTGGAGGCGAGGCAACGGGAGGCGCTGGAGTCTGACCGGAGGCAGGCGGAGATGGCCAACGCCAGTGACATGCACTGGAACCGCACCATCACCGACCCAAGGAAACTCTCTCCTTTCACAATGACATTGGCACCCACCGCTTAA